From the Fusarium poae strain DAOMC 252244 chromosome Unknown contig_4, whole genome shotgun sequence genome, one window contains:
- a CDS encoding uncharacterized protein (SECRETED:SignalP(1-17)): MKLFSSSIMLLASVANSMPFDERDASSLAVNLEMIGNTLVKATITNNGGSDLKLFKTGSLIDPDIQTEKAEIFQNGESIDFEGVYVEISMEDVDDTDFEALRVGQTLETTFDVGETHNLGAGGNFSLISTGSFLYALPGSNEIAGVIQFTSNTINTHVDGAAASSIHQGFALRARHILAIGICRNRARRAAAAARSGPAARMREYFKSAAPVTRNHVAGIFDRIAVACSSINSGVPTTTVATRGADQAFVTLHETGHLFGLKDINRAYSYEQTRALSAAQNLRHTNSYSYFAKARYAGSARASIDRIVKRLEAANTVAYEDVADAKIGRPQQLTEEEEEAIVSYIIWMQKSGLPAAKWEIEDAALTLRRRRDPDVTRPGRKSPQPVTTIAALDTFL, from the exons ATGAAGTTATTCTCGTCTTCCATTATGCTCCTAGCCTCTGTTGCCAACTCTATGCCATTCGACGAGAGAGATGCATCCTCCTTAGCAGTGAACCTGGAGATGATTGGCAACACGCTTGTTAAGGCGACGATCACCAACAATGGCGGATCTGATCTGAAGCTGTTCAAGACCGGTTCACTGATTGATCCTGATATCCAAACCGAGAAGGCTGAGATCTTCCAGAATG GCGAGAGCATTGACTTTGAAGGCGTTTATGTCGAAATCTCTATGGAGGACGTGGACGACACCGACTTTGAAGCTCTTCGCGTTGGGCAGACCCTTGAGACCACTTTCGATGTCGGTGAAACCCACAACCTTGGCGCCGGCGGCAACTTCTCTCTGATCTCTACTGGATCCTTCTTGTACGCTCTGCCCGGGTCCAACGAGATCGCAGGCGTGATCCAGTTTAccagcaacaccatcaacacgCACGTGGACGGTGCCGCTGCCTCCTCCATCCATCAGGGTTTCGCCCTTCGCGCACGTCACATCCTG GCCATCGGAATATGTCGAAATCGCGCGCGTcgagccgccgccgccgctcgCTCCGGACCTGCCGCCAGGATGAGGGAGTACTTCAAGTCGGCCGCTCCTGTGACTCGCAACCACGTCGCTGGTATCTTTGACCGCATCGCGGTGGCTTGCAGCAGCATCAACTCAGGGGTGCCCACTACTACTGTGGCGACCCGAGGGGC GGACCAGGCCTTCGTCACGCTCCACGAGACGGGCCATCTGTTCGGCCTCAAGGATATCAATAGGGCTTACAGCTACGAACAAACCCGGGCTCTTTCAGCAGCTCAGAACCTTAGACACACCAACTCGTACAGTTACTTCGCCAAAG ctcgatatgccggctctgctcgtgcatccaTCGACCGTATCGTCAAGAGGCTTGAGGCTGCAAATACCGTTgcttatgaggatgttgctGATGCTAAGATAGGGCGCCCGCAGCAGCTCacggaggaagaagaagaagctatcgtatcttatatcatctggatgcagaagtcaggcctgcctgccgcgaagtgggaaatagaggATGCAGCACTCACTCTGCgccgccgccgtgatcctgatgtgACACGTCCAGGTCGTAAATCACCCCAGCCCGTAACCACGATTGCAGCACTTGACACATTCCTATAA